One Echinicola strongylocentroti DNA window includes the following coding sequences:
- a CDS encoding amidohydrolase family protein: MKITSPFILMVLLAFGMIACQNKNSQKEAPSPTAKVIADVNIIDIRNGHITKGHVVVDSGKIQRILPVSEDEAEVIQEAELINGKGKYLVPGIAEMHAHLPSVIWNDPQMEEVLFLYLSNGITTIRGMLGHHLHLELKEKVANDKILSPRIYTSSPSLNGNTVTSTEQATEMVTSYQKDGFDFLKLHPGLRLHVFDQIVKTANEVNIPFAGHVSTLVGIRHALESGYASIDHVDGFLEGLVPESAGVNPTENGFFGYNFTEKADTTLIPDLVKTTKTHEVWVVPTQSLFSRWFSPTPAKQLANDPEMKYMAPEVIENWINSKNNLTETDAYNAEQWEDFMAIRKMLIRGLQENGHGLLLGSDAPQVFNVPGFSIQHEMQAMVEAGLSPLETLQMGTVNPAKYFGQEGNFGEIATGASADLILLDANPLEDISNMQRPRGVMVRGHWISRDQIDQKLKTIADKYRELNE; encoded by the coding sequence ATGAAAATAACCTCTCCTTTCATCTTGATGGTCTTATTGGCCTTTGGAATGATTGCTTGCCAAAACAAAAACAGCCAAAAGGAAGCGCCTTCACCGACCGCAAAAGTCATCGCCGATGTCAACATCATCGACATCCGTAATGGGCACATCACTAAAGGACACGTGGTGGTGGATTCGGGGAAAATCCAACGGATACTGCCCGTTTCGGAAGATGAAGCAGAAGTAATCCAAGAAGCAGAGCTGATCAATGGAAAGGGGAAATACCTAGTGCCGGGCATAGCAGAAATGCACGCCCACCTACCTTCGGTCATCTGGAATGACCCTCAAATGGAAGAGGTACTTTTTCTCTACCTTTCCAATGGCATCACCACAATCAGGGGAATGCTTGGCCACCACCTACACCTAGAACTCAAGGAAAAAGTGGCCAACGATAAAATCCTCAGCCCCAGAATCTACACTTCCAGTCCTTCGCTAAACGGCAATACCGTTACCAGCACCGAACAGGCTACCGAAATGGTCACTTCCTACCAAAAGGATGGCTTTGATTTCCTAAAACTCCACCCTGGCCTCCGGCTGCACGTCTTTGACCAAATCGTCAAAACAGCCAATGAAGTAAATATCCCTTTTGCCGGTCATGTCTCCACCTTGGTGGGTATCAGACATGCACTCGAAAGCGGCTATGCCAGCATTGACCATGTGGATGGTTTTTTGGAAGGACTGGTACCGGAATCGGCAGGGGTAAATCCTACCGAAAATGGTTTTTTTGGCTATAATTTTACCGAAAAGGCAGACACCACACTTATTCCAGACTTGGTAAAAACGACCAAAACACATGAAGTTTGGGTCGTACCGACCCAAAGCTTGTTTAGTAGGTGGTTTTCGCCCACTCCCGCCAAACAGCTGGCCAATGATCCCGAAATGAAATATATGGCTCCTGAGGTAATCGAAAACTGGATCAACAGCAAAAACAACCTCACCGAAACAGATGCGTACAACGCTGAGCAATGGGAGGATTTTATGGCCATCAGGAAGATGCTGATCCGTGGACTTCAAGAAAATGGACATGGCCTGTTGCTAGGTTCGGATGCTCCACAGGTGTTCAACGTTCCAGGTTTTTCCATCCAGCATGAAATGCAGGCAATGGTAGAGGCAGGTCTAAGTCCGCTTGAAACCCTGCAAATGGGTACAGTCAATCCAGCCAAATACTTTGGTCAAGAAGGCAATTTTGGTGAAATAGCTACAGGAGCCAGCGCAGACCTCATTCTTTTGGACGCTAACCCACTGGAAGATATTTCTAATATGCAACGCCCCAGGGGAGTGATGGTCAGAGGACATTGGATCAGTCGAGATCAGATCGACCAGAAGTTAAAAACTATCGCCGATAAGTACAGGGAATTGAATGAGTGA
- a CDS encoding pirin family protein, translating to MKDTAVKKIRQLGFQWQTQDPFLFCAYHLDEFPEGNDDLGPKASLEGRNIGQDFTIRDGWRMYHGSKVPGFPAHPHKGFETVTLVERGFADHSDSLGAAGRFGQGDVQWMTAGKGVMHSEMFPLLNKDEKNPLLLFQLWLNLPKANKNVPAHFKMLWGETIPVHTEKDENGHQISIKVVAGQYADAKAPAPNPDSWAADPENHVAIWTIKLAPNAKWTLPATAEGINRSLFFYKGEKLDTEGFEVPEGRSLDLFSEKEITFVNGNQPAELLFLQGKPINEPVVKHGPFVMNSTQEIHQAMTEFQQTQFGGWPWPNHEPTHAKEKGRFAIHADGREEVKDQ from the coding sequence ATGAAAGATACAGCAGTCAAAAAAATCAGACAACTTGGATTCCAATGGCAAACACAAGATCCCTTTTTGTTTTGCGCCTATCACTTGGACGAATTTCCAGAAGGAAACGATGATCTTGGACCAAAAGCTTCTTTGGAAGGCCGAAATATCGGTCAGGACTTTACCATCCGAGATGGATGGAGAATGTACCATGGAAGCAAGGTACCCGGCTTTCCTGCCCACCCCCACAAAGGCTTTGAAACGGTTACATTGGTGGAGCGTGGATTTGCGGACCATTCGGATTCATTGGGAGCAGCCGGGAGATTTGGGCAAGGTGACGTGCAGTGGATGACCGCCGGTAAGGGCGTCATGCACAGCGAGATGTTCCCACTGCTGAACAAGGATGAAAAGAACCCTTTGCTGTTGTTCCAGCTATGGCTAAACCTGCCCAAAGCAAACAAAAACGTTCCTGCGCATTTCAAAATGCTTTGGGGAGAGACCATTCCAGTGCATACCGAAAAGGATGAAAACGGCCATCAGATCAGCATCAAGGTAGTGGCCGGACAGTATGCAGACGCAAAGGCTCCTGCTCCCAACCCAGATTCATGGGCAGCGGATCCTGAAAACCATGTGGCCATTTGGACCATCAAATTGGCGCCCAATGCCAAATGGACATTACCGGCCACAGCGGAAGGCATCAATCGCTCTCTATTCTTCTATAAAGGAGAAAAACTAGATACAGAAGGCTTTGAGGTGCCAGAGGGACGTTCACTGGACCTGTTTTCCGAAAAGGAAATCACTTTTGTGAATGGTAATCAACCTGCTGAGCTGTTGTTCTTGCAGGGAAAACCCATCAATGAACCAGTCGTGAAGCATGGCCCCTTCGTCATGAACAGTACCCAGGAAATCCATCAGGCCATGACGGAATTTCAGCAGACCCAATTTGGAGGCTGGCCATGGCCAAACCATGAACCCACCCATGCCAAAGAAAAAGGACGGTTTGCCATCCATGCTGATGGGCGCGAAGAGGTAAAAGACCAGTAA
- a CDS encoding glycerate kinase, with amino-acid sequence MKILIAPNAFKGTIPADRAAALIKEVLSQHLRQAEFQLCPIADGGDGTCLLLGKQLGLSELQVMGLDAIGRVKLGLMFLNKSQKTVLIDVATVSGLEGLDSALIDAKASSSYGTGLLVLEAISQGADHIILGLGGSATVDMGTGILRALGFLFLDEHGREIPVFSPGFLSKVAYIQRSPIKHNIRFTCLCDVNNTFFGKEGAIPVFGPQKGLKDTDQQAFEEAAKRVFELMKAKGKGALEDQPGFGAAGGIALGLSAFFPVAIKQGAHYFFERVEMEEKVKWADWVITGEGRFDRQSSAGKGSYELLQLAQQQRKKAILITSGGEEEGIKSGFDEVVNLPELDFSLQNISDVAEKYLKSSLKEFLSKCDFGEED; translated from the coding sequence ATGAAAATCCTCATAGCCCCCAATGCTTTCAAAGGAACCATCCCAGCTGATCGCGCTGCAGCTCTGATCAAGGAAGTACTGAGCCAACATTTGCGCCAAGCCGAATTCCAATTGTGTCCCATTGCCGACGGAGGAGACGGAACTTGCTTGTTGCTTGGCAAACAGCTGGGGCTAAGTGAACTACAGGTGATGGGGCTTGATGCTATCGGAAGGGTTAAATTAGGGTTAATGTTTTTAAATAAAAGTCAAAAAACTGTTTTGATTGATGTGGCCACAGTAAGTGGGCTTGAAGGGCTGGATAGTGCTTTGATAGATGCCAAAGCGAGCAGTAGCTATGGGACAGGGCTATTGGTCTTGGAGGCGATCAGCCAAGGTGCTGACCATATCATCCTAGGACTTGGAGGAAGTGCTACAGTGGATATGGGAACAGGGATATTGAGGGCATTGGGCTTTTTGTTTTTGGATGAACATGGCAGGGAAATCCCGGTGTTTAGTCCAGGATTTCTGTCCAAAGTGGCCTATATCCAGCGGTCGCCGATCAAGCACAATATCCGCTTTACCTGTTTGTGCGATGTGAACAATACCTTTTTTGGGAAGGAAGGTGCCATTCCGGTATTTGGGCCGCAAAAGGGTTTGAAGGATACCGACCAACAGGCGTTTGAAGAAGCAGCGAAAAGGGTCTTTGAACTGATGAAAGCCAAAGGAAAGGGAGCATTGGAGGATCAGCCGGGCTTTGGTGCGGCAGGTGGAATTGCCCTAGGGCTAAGTGCTTTTTTTCCGGTAGCAATCAAGCAAGGAGCCCACTATTTCTTTGAGCGAGTGGAGATGGAAGAAAAGGTGAAGTGGGCAGATTGGGTGATTACGGGAGAAGGAAGATTTGACCGTCAGTCATCCGCTGGCAAAGGAAGCTATGAGTTATTGCAACTGGCTCAACAACAGCGTAAAAAGGCTATTTTAATCACTTCCGGAGGAGAGGAGGAAGGCATAAAGAGTGGCTTTGATGAAGTCGTCAATTTGCCAGAATTGGACTTTAGTCTGCAAAATATAAGTGATGTCGCCGAGAAGTACCTGAAAAGTAGCTTGAAGGAATTTTTAAGTAAGTGTGATTTCGGTGAAGAGGATTAA
- a CDS encoding alanine/glycine:cation symporter family protein — translation MGQLIIDFSNWIWGWPLLSLLLGGGTLLFLYSGIIPFRGFAHAMKVVSGKYDDPNAKGDITSFQALTSAIAATVGLGNISGVALAIGMGGPGAIFWMWMSAFVGMATKYFTCTLAIMYRGKDSSGHIQGGPMYVIEEGMGKKWRFLSVIFCVAGIMGLLAIFQANQLTEVMRVVLLKPFGLDYGSSTRWILGISMMLLVATVILGGIQRIAAVASKMVPFMVTLYFLSVLVILYKFSGQIIPSFWAIINDAFTGEAVLGGSVGAVIITGARRAAFSNEAGIGTAPMVHGASKNEEPVREGLIAMLGPFIDTIVVCTLTAMTIMVTGVWETGEKDGVLMTLSAFQSGIPVVGKYFLMAAVLVFALSTMFTYSYYGHKCFNYLFGADKANYYNYFYLLTIVAGAVVSLKVVMSFVDGMYAVMAFPTMISAIYLSPKVMAATKDYFIRMKKKNTL, via the coding sequence ATGGGGCAACTGATCATTGATTTTAGTAACTGGATTTGGGGATGGCCATTGCTGTCCCTTCTTTTGGGGGGAGGTACATTGTTGTTTTTATATTCTGGAATAATTCCTTTCAGGGGATTTGCCCACGCCATGAAGGTGGTAAGTGGCAAATACGACGACCCCAATGCCAAAGGGGACATCACTTCCTTCCAAGCTCTCACTTCGGCGATTGCTGCGACAGTGGGACTGGGCAATATCAGTGGGGTGGCCCTGGCCATCGGAATGGGCGGTCCCGGAGCAATATTCTGGATGTGGATGTCGGCATTTGTCGGCATGGCGACCAAGTACTTTACCTGTACGCTGGCCATCATGTACCGTGGCAAGGACAGCTCCGGACACATCCAAGGCGGGCCGATGTACGTGATCGAAGAGGGGATGGGCAAGAAGTGGCGCTTTCTGTCTGTCATTTTCTGTGTCGCTGGGATCATGGGACTGCTGGCCATCTTCCAGGCCAACCAGTTGACCGAGGTGATGCGAGTGGTACTTTTAAAGCCCTTTGGCTTGGATTATGGTTCCTCTACTCGATGGATTTTGGGCATTTCGATGATGCTTTTGGTTGCTACGGTTATTTTGGGCGGTATACAGCGAATTGCGGCTGTGGCTTCGAAAATGGTGCCTTTTATGGTGACCCTTTATTTTCTTAGCGTGTTGGTGATTTTGTATAAATTCAGTGGGCAGATAATACCATCTTTTTGGGCCATTATCAATGATGCTTTTACAGGAGAAGCCGTTTTGGGTGGCTCCGTCGGAGCAGTGATCATCACAGGAGCAAGGCGAGCGGCCTTCAGCAATGAAGCAGGGATCGGTACCGCGCCCATGGTGCATGGGGCTTCCAAAAATGAAGAGCCTGTGCGTGAGGGCTTGATTGCGATGCTGGGGCCATTTATCGATACCATTGTGGTATGTACGCTTACCGCCATGACCATTATGGTGACAGGAGTATGGGAAACGGGTGAAAAGGATGGCGTGCTGATGACCCTTTCTGCTTTTCAGAGCGGGATTCCGGTGGTAGGCAAATATTTCTTGATGGCTGCCGTATTGGTATTTGCGCTGTCCACCATGTTTACCTATAGCTATTATGGCCACAAATGCTTTAATTACCTTTTCGGAGCGGATAAGGCGAATTATTACAACTACTTCTATCTGCTGACCATCGTGGCTGGAGCGGTTGTTTCGCTAAAGGTGGTCATGAGCTTTGTGGATGGCATGTATGCCGTGATGGCTTTCCCAACCATGATTTCTGCCATTTACCTTTCACCAAAAGTAATGGCAGCCACCAAGGACTACTTTATACGGATGAAGAAAAAAAACACGTTATAA